The following coding sequences lie in one Haematobia irritans isolate KBUSLIRL chromosome 3, ASM5000362v1, whole genome shotgun sequence genomic window:
- the LOC142228438 gene encoding LOW QUALITY PROTEIN: tetratricopeptide repeat protein 17 (The sequence of the model RefSeq protein was modified relative to this genomic sequence to represent the inferred CDS: deleted 2 bases in 1 codon; substituted 1 base at 1 genomic stop codon): MWYNTLIYSILLLDFNGIWASNHYTLKAEDGFIKRKLDSPFHLREPYSLTTFIEQMRYNDYAENAFRKMQRKRSKLDDHILLTAQLLQNILERSKCARVYINMTGLSDYLRTTGASMKRLKFPEKLEKDAEDGEPLCGNYAEIDHHKDSYNHLKSFTTEVINTLTIEREETYXIELGLKDAESVTEIIYSVAMKGLLNNPTSWKFHMLGSYYWRLVGNAKNALECARLSVYLAPEGHKDIPLLSLGTILVRAELWDDAEIILRAAVKEGPNHVENYIALGTLLTLKHEFAEARAYFLIAEKLDAQMYSNSQRIRQFMGCFEPLDINISRLFQHIKYMLKEIKEVHKLRQAITQYQNKIIQNQVPLASRYTENDHKSKADLLKRYQYCSTRKSSEGQEHVLFCDFYSDLQMQLESKQFDAELLDWQVNRYIATLFEKLPFEYKKHLETLYNNAIPLPLTNVSNI, encoded by the exons ATGTGGTATAACACTCTCATATATTCAATACTTCTTCTGGACTTCAATGGGATATGGGCTTCAAATCACTACACACTTAAAGCGGAGGACGGTTTCATAAAAAGGAAATTGGATTCTCCATTTCATCTAAGAGAACCTTATTCATTAACCACTTTCATAGAACAAATGCGTTACAATGATTATGCCGAAAATGCATTTAGAAAAATGCAGAGGAAACGAAGTAAATTGGACGACCACATTCTACTTACAGCTCaacttctgcaaaatattcttgagCGTTCCAAATGCGCTcgagtatatattaatatgaCAGGATTAAGCGACTATCTCCGAACAACTGGAGCATCGATGAAACGACTTAAGTTCCCGGAAAAATTAGAAAAGGATGCCGAAGATGGCGAACCACTTTGTGGGAATTATGCAGAGATTGACCACCATAAAGATTCTTATAAccatttaaaaagttttaccacagaaGTAATTAACACATTAACTATAGAAAGGGAAGAAACTTACTAA ATTGAATTAGGATTAAAAGATGCGGAGAGTGTAACTGAAATCATATACAGTGTAGCTATGAAAGGACTTTTAAATAATCCAACTTCGTGGAAATTCCATATGTTAGGATCTTATTACTGGAGATTAGTTGGGAACGCAAAAAACGCTTTGGAATGTGCACGCCTATCTGTATATTTGGCGCCTGAAGGACACAAGGATATTCCCCTCCTAAGTCTAGGTACAATATTGGTCAGGGCAGAATTATGGGACGATGCTGAAATTATATTGAGAGCTGCTGTGAAAGAAGGACCCAaccatgttgaaaattatattgcgCTAGGAACACTTTTAACATTGAAACACGAATTTGCCGAAGCAAGGGCATATTTTCTTATTGCAGAAAAACTTGACGCTCAAATGTACAGCAATTCGCAGAGAATAAGACAATTTATGGGATGTTTCGAACCATTGGATATTAACATAAGCAGGTTATTCCAGCATATAAAATATATGCTAAAAGAAATTAAAGAGGTGCATAAGCTGAGGCAGGCAATAACCCAATATCAGAATAAAATAATCCAAAATCAG GTCCCATTGGCTTCGCGCTATACGGAAAACGATCATAAGTCAAAGGCAGATCTTTTGAAACGTTATCAATATTGCAGTACAAGGAAATCGAGTGAAGGTCAAGAGCatgttcttttctgtgatttctATTCCGACCTACAAATGCAATTGGAGAGCAAACAATTTGATGCTGAGCTTCTAGACTGGCAAGTTAATCGCTATATAGCCACATTGTTCGAAAAACTTCCTTTCGAATACAAGAAGCACTTAGAAACTCTGTATAACAATGCCATTCCACTGCCATTAACAAATGTTAGCAACATATAA
- the lic gene encoding dual specificity mitogen-activated protein kinase kinase lic — MSRPKPNLRMTIQKEPEPELVPPRNLDSSTTIQIGDRTFAIDADSLEKICDLGRGAYGIVEKMRHEQTGTVMAVKRITATVNRKEQKRLLMDLDISMRSSDCPYTVHFYGALFREGDVWICMEVMDTSLDKFYPKVFKNNLIMEESVLGKIAMSVVNALHYLHAQLKVIHRDVKPSNILINRNGEVKMCDFGISGYLVDSVAKTIDAGCKPYMAPERIDPTGNPAQYDIRSDVWSFGISMIEMATGKFPYNTWKTPFEQLRQVVKDDPPRLEPGKFSPEFEDFITKCLQKSYTARPNYEQLLQHPFISEHIKRNTDISKFVAEILDITE; from the exons aTGTCCAGACCAAAACCTAACCTACGTATGACCATACAAAAAGAACCGGAGCCAGAATT AGTACCTCCACGTAATTTGGATTCAAGCACAACTATACAGATTGGAGACCGAACCTTCGCCATTGATGCAGacagtttggaaaaaatatgtGATTTGGGTCGTGGCGCTTATGGAATTGTGGAGAAAATGCGGCACGAACAAACAGGAACCGTGATGGCCGTTAAACGGATTACTGCCACAGTCAATCGAAAAGAACAAAAGCGCCTTTTGATGGATTTGGACATTTCAATGCGTTCTAGCGACTGTCCATACACAGTTCACTTTTATGGCGCTCTATTTCGTGAAGGTGATGTTTGGATATGCATGGAGGTGATGGACACGAGTTTGGATAAGTTTTATCCCAAAGTATTCAAAAATAATCTGATTATGGAAGAAAGCGTTTTGGGAAAG ATTGCTATGTCAGTAGTAAATGCTCTTCACTATTTGCATGCTCAACTGAAAGTTATACACCGTGATGTGAAACCATCCAATATTCTCATCAATCGCAATGGTGAAGTAAAAATGTGCGACTTTGGTATATCAG GTTATCTCGTCGATTCTGTTGCCAAAACCATAGATGCAGGTTGTAAACCATATATGGCACCCGAACGCATTGATCCCACTGGCAACCCTGCACAGTATGATATCCGTTCGGATGTTTGGTCCTTTGGCATAAGCATGATTGAAATGGCAACTGGTAAATTTCCCTACAATACCTGGAAAACTCCATTTGAGCAACTGAGACAAGTTGTCAAAGATGATCCACCGCGATTAGAACCCGGTAAATTTTCCCCTGAATTCGAAGATTTCATAACAAAATGTCTGCAAAAGAGTTACACAGCTCGTCCGAACTACGAACAATTATTACAACATCCGTTTATATCGGAGCATATAAAGCGCAATACAGATATATCGAAGTTTGTTGCAGAAATTTTAGATATAACTGAGTGA
- the LOC142228437 gene encoding UPF0488 protein CG14286 produces MSKLRKPKTFKPPMPIVSNTSSSGNEEMDRQFELELCWCVQQMETALNSGKLSQKVADDTLRNLKVLKGHNPIIKKRQVMKSSMGDYRAKMKEEEKKMSLAPKQIKFKTSSADDGKKSSFVKKSAILSSGKDFKFNFDTSSSENECNGNTQTPSEKKQDSLNPVKLNLTAGGTAFTFNFSIDEVNDGISFDMLSIKN; encoded by the exons ATGAGCAAACTAAGAAAACCAAAGACATTTAAGCCACCTATGCCAATTGTGTCCAATACAAGCAGTAGTGGCAATGAGGAAATGGATAGACAGTTTGAATTAGAATTGTGTTGGTGTGTTCAGCAAATGGAAACTGCCTTAAACTCTGGAAAGTTGAGTCAAAAAGTCGCCGATGATACCCTTAGAAATTTGAAAGTACTGAAGGGCCATAATCCCATTATTAAGAAACGTCAAGTAATGAAATCATCAATGGGAGATTATCGTGCAAAAATGAAAGAAGAGGAAAAGAAAATGTCACTGG ctcctaaacaaataaaatttaagacctCCTCAGCAGACGATGGGAAAAAatctagttttgtcaaaaagtcaGCAATACTGAGTTCAGGAAAAGATTTTAAGTTTAACTTTGACACATCATCAAGCGAAAACGAATGTAATGGTAATACACAGACACCATCCGAAAAAAAGCAAGATAGTTTAAATCCTGTAAAACTCAATCTTACAGCGGGTGGCACTGCTTTTACatttaacttttctatagatgaaGTAAATGATGGCATTAGTTTTGACatgttatctataaaaaattga